In Caldalkalibacillus salinus, the DNA window GTCTAGTTGCTACAGGGTATCGTTCGTACGACGATACTCTTTTTTTATGAGCCATATTTGAGACGTTCGATGCTGAAATGGTGTAGAACGAAGAGACTAAGACAATGACAGTAAGTGTTCACAAAGGCAACAAACTCACGTGGGTAACAATAATAATAAGTCTCTACCTTGAAAAATAAAAGGCATCCCTATAAGATAATAAATAAGCTTGTTAGGCTTATAACAACTTATGGATAGCGAGTGCACAAAAAATTGTACATTGAGAGGGATCAAATATGTCTAAACAACAAATTGGTGTGATTGGTTTAGCCGTTATGGGAAAGAATCTCGCGCTAAATATAGAAAGTCGAGGTTATTCCGTCTCTGTCTATAATCGGTCAGAGGAAAAAACAGTTGAATTCCTAAATAATGAAGCCCAAGGTAAAAACTTTGAAGGTACATACAGTATTGAATCGTTCGTCAACTCCTTGGAAAAGCCACGTAAAATATTACTGATGGTGAAAGCAGGGGCGCCCACAGATGCGACAATTCAATCATTACTGCCTCATCTAGATAAAGGAGATATTCTCATAGACGGCGGTAACACGTTCTTCCAGGATACGATGAGACGTAACAAAGAGCTAGAAGCATCAGGTGTCCACTTTATTGGAACAGGCGTTTCAGGTGGAGAGGAAGGTGCACTAAAAGGCCCTTCTATCATGCCAGGTGGTCAAAAAGAAGCTTATGACCTAGTCGAACCCATTCTTAAGGCCATTTCTGCCAAAGTGGATGGAGACCCTTGTTGTACGTATATCGGTCCCAACGGTGCCGGCCACTATGTAAAAATGGTTCATAACGGGATCGAATACGGTGATATGCAACTGATATCCGAAGCGTATTTTATTATGAAGCAGGTGCTCAATCTCAGCACTGAAGAACTTCATGAGGTTTTCGCTGACTGGAATAAAGGAGAGCTAGACAGCTACCTAATTGAAATCACGGCTAATATCTTTACCAAAAAGGATGACGAAACGGGTAAACCGATGATTGACGTTATTCTAGATACAGCAGGGCAAAAGGGAACAGGAAAATGGACAAGCCAAAACGCTTTAGATTTAGGCGTGCCACTGCCGATCATCACTGAATCTGTGTTTGCTCGTTTCATTTCGGCCTTGAAGGAAGAACGAGTTAAAGCAAGCAAAATCTTAAATGGCCCACAAAAGACATCCTTCGATGGAGACAAAAAAGAGCTCATTGAGGCTGTCCGCAAAGCACTATATATGAGTAAAATCGTGTCTTACGCGCAAGGGTTTGCTCAAATGCGTGCCGCATCAGAAGAGTACGATTGGAATCTGCGTTACGGCGATATCGCCATGATTTTCCGCGGCGGTTGTATTATCCGAGCACAGTTCCTACAAAAGATTAAAGAAGCATATGACCAGGAACCAGGTTTAGCGAACCTCTTACTAGACCCTTACTTTAAGGATATCGTTGAAAATTACCAGTCGGCTTTACG includes these proteins:
- the gndA gene encoding NADP-dependent phosphogluconate dehydrogenase, with translation MSKQQIGVIGLAVMGKNLALNIESRGYSVSVYNRSEEKTVEFLNNEAQGKNFEGTYSIESFVNSLEKPRKILLMVKAGAPTDATIQSLLPHLDKGDILIDGGNTFFQDTMRRNKELEASGVHFIGTGVSGGEEGALKGPSIMPGGQKEAYDLVEPILKAISAKVDGDPCCTYIGPNGAGHYVKMVHNGIEYGDMQLISEAYFIMKQVLNLSTEELHEVFADWNKGELDSYLIEITANIFTKKDDETGKPMIDVILDTAGQKGTGKWTSQNALDLGVPLPIITESVFARFISALKEERVKASKILNGPQKTSFDGDKKELIEAVRKALYMSKIVSYAQGFAQMRAASEEYDWNLRYGDIAMIFRGGCIIRAQFLQKIKEAYDQEPGLANLLLDPYFKDIVENYQSALRHVVSVAIEHGIPVPSFSSAIAYYDSYRTETLPANLLQAQRDYFGAHTYQRVDKEGTFHTQWT